The Anguilla anguilla isolate fAngAng1 chromosome 4, fAngAng1.pri, whole genome shotgun sequence genome has a window encoding:
- the LOC118225115 gene encoding tctex1 domain-containing protein 1-B-like isoform X1 — MLCGLNLSAQFVVERPVEAFHIQPFHLRMDKSNGGKHSWGSRMTMNFPDKFTLERNSTAVKEVPVAVPQPGHRLPNPPQGQPQEGIAISLKGLLAAQRFSKGLKKRATLKLAAKKGIGTTSLKPVKIINEQVPDGFVQPLERFPFAQVTKLLRGFLASRLDGVTYEASRSGQLVQDLSEDVKRLVRAVCPSHYKLICILTLGPVEREGAMLASRCLWDPHSDTFASHTYKSPLVFCTAVIFAVYCE; from the exons ATGCTTTGTGGCTTAAATTTATCTGCGCAGTTTGTTGTGGAAAGACCTGTGGAGGCGTTTCATATTCAGCCCTTTCATTTGAGAATGGATAAATCAAATGGAGGAAAGCATTCCTGGGGTAGCAGAATGACTATGAATTTTCCTGATAAATTCACCCTGGAGagaaacagcactgcagtgaagGAG GTCCCAGTGGCAGTCCCCCAGCCGGGCCACAGGCTCCCCAATCCCCCTCAGGGCCAGCCACAGGAGGGCATAGCCATCAGTCTGAAGGGGCTGCTGGCTGCTCAAAGGTTTTCCAAAGGACTCAAG AAACGTGCAACATTGAAACTTGCAGCAAAAAAAGGTATTGGGACAACGTCACTGAAGCCAGTCAAGATCATTAATGAGCAG GTACCTGATGGCTTTGTCCAGCCTTTGGAACGTTTTCCCTTTGCCCAGGTCACCAAGCTGCTGCGAGGGTTCCTAGCATCCCGCCTGGACGGGGTGACCTATGAGGCCTCCCGTTCCGGTCAGCTGGTTCAGGACCTAAGTGAGGATGTGAAGAGGCTGGTTAGGGCTGTTTGTCCCAGTCACTACAAGCTGATATGCATCCTTACTCTGGGTCCGGTGGAGCGGGAGGGTGCAATGCTCGCTAGTCGATGCCTGTGGGACCCACACTCTGACACCTTTGCTTCCCACACCTACAAGAGCCCACTTGTCTTCTGCACTGCAGTGATATTTGCTGTGTACTGTGAATGA
- the LOC118225115 gene encoding tctex1 domain-containing protein 1-like isoform X2 produces MLCGLNLSAQFVVERPVEAFHIQPFHLRMDKSNGGKHSWGSRMTMNFPDKFTLERNSTAVKEVPVAVPQPGHRLPNPPQGQPQEGIAISLKGLLAAQRFSKGLKKRATLKLAAKKGIGTTSLKPVKIINEQVTKLLRGFLASRLDGVTYEASRSGQLVQDLSEDVKRLVRAVCPSHYKLICILTLGPVEREGAMLASRCLWDPHSDTFASHTYKSPLVFCTAVIFAVYCE; encoded by the exons ATGCTTTGTGGCTTAAATTTATCTGCGCAGTTTGTTGTGGAAAGACCTGTGGAGGCGTTTCATATTCAGCCCTTTCATTTGAGAATGGATAAATCAAATGGAGGAAAGCATTCCTGGGGTAGCAGAATGACTATGAATTTTCCTGATAAATTCACCCTGGAGagaaacagcactgcagtgaagGAG GTCCCAGTGGCAGTCCCCCAGCCGGGCCACAGGCTCCCCAATCCCCCTCAGGGCCAGCCACAGGAGGGCATAGCCATCAGTCTGAAGGGGCTGCTGGCTGCTCAAAGGTTTTCCAAAGGACTCAAG AAACGTGCAACATTGAAACTTGCAGCAAAAAAAGGTATTGGGACAACGTCACTGAAGCCAGTCAAGATCATTAATGAGCAG GTCACCAAGCTGCTGCGAGGGTTCCTAGCATCCCGCCTGGACGGGGTGACCTATGAGGCCTCCCGTTCCGGTCAGCTGGTTCAGGACCTAAGTGAGGATGTGAAGAGGCTGGTTAGGGCTGTTTGTCCCAGTCACTACAAGCTGATATGCATCCTTACTCTGGGTCCGGTGGAGCGGGAGGGTGCAATGCTCGCTAGTCGATGCCTGTGGGACCCACACTCTGACACCTTTGCTTCCCACACCTACAAGAGCCCACTTGTCTTCTGCACTGCAGTGATATTTGCTGTGTACTGTGAATGA
- the LOC118225115 gene encoding tctex1 domain-containing protein 1-B-like isoform X3, producing the protein MDKSNGGKHSWGSRMTMNFPDKFTLERNSTAVKEVPVAVPQPGHRLPNPPQGQPQEGIAISLKGLLAAQRFSKGLKKRATLKLAAKKGIGTTSLKPVKIINEQVPDGFVQPLERFPFAQVTKLLRGFLASRLDGVTYEASRSGQLVQDLSEDVKRLVRAVCPSHYKLICILTLGPVEREGAMLASRCLWDPHSDTFASHTYKSPLVFCTAVIFAVYCE; encoded by the exons ATGGATAAATCAAATGGAGGAAAGCATTCCTGGGGTAGCAGAATGACTATGAATTTTCCTGATAAATTCACCCTGGAGagaaacagcactgcagtgaagGAG GTCCCAGTGGCAGTCCCCCAGCCGGGCCACAGGCTCCCCAATCCCCCTCAGGGCCAGCCACAGGAGGGCATAGCCATCAGTCTGAAGGGGCTGCTGGCTGCTCAAAGGTTTTCCAAAGGACTCAAG AAACGTGCAACATTGAAACTTGCAGCAAAAAAAGGTATTGGGACAACGTCACTGAAGCCAGTCAAGATCATTAATGAGCAG GTACCTGATGGCTTTGTCCAGCCTTTGGAACGTTTTCCCTTTGCCCAGGTCACCAAGCTGCTGCGAGGGTTCCTAGCATCCCGCCTGGACGGGGTGACCTATGAGGCCTCCCGTTCCGGTCAGCTGGTTCAGGACCTAAGTGAGGATGTGAAGAGGCTGGTTAGGGCTGTTTGTCCCAGTCACTACAAGCTGATATGCATCCTTACTCTGGGTCCGGTGGAGCGGGAGGGTGCAATGCTCGCTAGTCGATGCCTGTGGGACCCACACTCTGACACCTTTGCTTCCCACACCTACAAGAGCCCACTTGTCTTCTGCACTGCAGTGATATTTGCTGTGTACTGTGAATGA